The Agarilytica rhodophyticola genome has a window encoding:
- a CDS encoding alpha/beta fold hydrolase, producing MKCCIQSLLVFLAFTCSVALRAACIDNVVLVHGNTGNPDDWENTVERLLNEGYSQNQIFLPDWGSKSCPSCNDHNGSEETPVRNAISSALAQSCTGEIDIIAHSMGVTLSAQQIIKLNAANKVDTFVGIAGAYRGLLSCGVYPFNVSNATCGADGLSVSSPFLDDLYDKKIADRVFSIKSWIDQIVCGTGVCLVYGVHSSRIKNENRSYTYSYGHFGLQRYTSSRQVQLIQ from the coding sequence ATGAAATGTTGTATTCAATCCCTTCTAGTATTCTTGGCTTTTACCTGTTCTGTCGCTCTGCGCGCAGCTTGTATCGATAACGTTGTGCTTGTCCACGGTAATACTGGAAACCCAGACGACTGGGAAAATACGGTGGAGCGTCTCCTGAATGAAGGCTACTCTCAAAATCAAATATTTCTGCCTGACTGGGGATCTAAATCCTGCCCATCCTGTAATGATCATAACGGATCGGAAGAAACGCCTGTGCGCAATGCCATCAGTAGTGCGCTCGCTCAGTCATGTACTGGCGAGATCGATATTATTGCCCACTCCATGGGGGTTACGCTTTCGGCTCAGCAGATAATTAAGCTAAATGCCGCCAACAAGGTTGATACTTTTGTCGGTATCGCTGGTGCATATCGGGGGTTGCTCAGTTGTGGTGTTTATCCTTTTAATGTTTCCAATGCTACCTGTGGCGCCGATGGTTTATCTGTATCCAGCCCGTTTTTAGATGATCTATACGATAAGAAAATCGCCGATCGAGTTTTTTCCATTAAAAGTTGGATTGATCAAATTGTGTGTGGTACCGGTGTCTGCTTAGTCTATGGCGTGCATTCCAGCCGAATCAAAAACGAAAATAGAAGTTACACCTACAGTTACGGACACTTTGGTTTGCAAAGATATACCTCATCAAGGCAAGTACAACTAATTCAATGA